A genomic window from Halogeometricum borinquense DSM 11551 includes:
- the rbcL gene encoding type III ribulose-bisphosphate carboxylase, translating to MAGITYEDFLDLSYEPDESDLVCTFRIAPAEGMDVEAAASRVASESSNGTWAALPTGEGFTDMGATTFDIRGSDDSAEVDVAYPAGLFEPGSMPQILSCIAGNIMGMKAVDTIRLADCQWPEALVSSFAGPQFGSSVREEIFGIEEDRPILATVPKPKVGLSTDRHAEVGYEAWLGGVDLLKDDENLTDQSFNPYHDRLVESLALRDDAEDETGEKKSYLINVTADTNTMLERVDLAAEEGCEYVMVDVITTGWAAVQTVRERCEDHGIAIHAHRAMHAAFDRLENHGVSMRVLAQISRLCGVDQLHTGTAGLGKLANEDTVGINDWMRSELYGLNDVLPVASGGLHPGLIPDLLDATGTNVCVQAGGGIHGHPDGTRAGAAALRAAVDGYAAGKSLEESADDSPELATAIDEWGTETPR from the coding sequence ATGGCTGGAATCACCTACGAGGACTTCCTTGACCTATCGTACGAACCAGACGAGTCGGACCTCGTGTGTACGTTCCGCATCGCCCCCGCCGAGGGAATGGACGTGGAGGCGGCCGCCTCCCGTGTCGCAAGCGAATCCTCAAACGGGACGTGGGCCGCCCTTCCGACCGGCGAAGGCTTCACCGACATGGGGGCGACGACGTTCGATATCCGCGGGTCGGACGACAGCGCCGAAGTGGATGTTGCCTACCCAGCAGGCCTGTTCGAACCGGGGAGCATGCCCCAGATCCTCTCCTGCATCGCGGGGAACATCATGGGCATGAAGGCCGTCGATACGATCCGGCTGGCCGACTGTCAGTGGCCCGAAGCACTCGTCAGCTCCTTTGCTGGCCCGCAGTTTGGATCGTCGGTCCGCGAAGAGATATTCGGCATCGAGGAAGATCGACCTATCCTCGCAACCGTCCCCAAGCCGAAAGTCGGCCTCTCCACTGACCGCCACGCGGAAGTCGGCTACGAGGCGTGGCTCGGCGGCGTGGACCTCCTAAAAGACGACGAGAACCTCACCGATCAGTCGTTCAACCCCTACCACGACCGCCTAGTCGAGAGCCTCGCCCTGCGAGACGACGCCGAAGACGAGACCGGCGAGAAGAAATCCTATCTCATCAACGTCACCGCCGACACGAACACGATGCTCGAACGTGTCGATCTGGCGGCCGAGGAAGGCTGTGAGTACGTGATGGTTGACGTGATAACGACCGGCTGGGCCGCTGTCCAGACGGTCCGCGAACGCTGTGAAGACCACGGCATCGCCATCCACGCCCACCGCGCGATGCACGCCGCTTTCGACCGACTGGAAAACCACGGCGTCTCGATGCGCGTCCTCGCCCAGATTTCGCGCCTCTGCGGCGTTGACCAACTGCACACCGGAACGGCAGGCCTCGGCAAACTCGCAAACGAAGACACCGTCGGCATCAACGACTGGATGCGCTCGGAGCTGTACGGCCTGAACGACGTGCTTCCGGTCGCCTCCGGCGGCCTGCACCCCGGTCTGATTCCGGATCTGCTCGACGCGACGGGGACGAACGTCTGCGTGCAGGCGGGCGGCGGCATCCACGGTCATCCGGACGGGACGCGAGCGGGTGCGGCGGCCCTCCGCGCGGCCGTCGATGGCTACGCCGCGGGCAAGAGCCTCGAAGAGTCGGCCGACGACAGTCCGGAACTGGCTACCGCTATCGACGAGTGGGGGACGGAGACGCCGCGGTAG